From Caulobacter segnis, a single genomic window includes:
- a CDS encoding energy transducer TonB, which translates to MIASLVFAAAVVTSAAPAKAPSDMLTPVSEPRVAVALLNCLVKRDGHLTACTVQQESPNDLGVGQAALSMASQFQVDLLGPDGKSREGSYIQVPVSIRIR; encoded by the coding sequence GTGATCGCTTCGCTCGTTTTCGCCGCCGCCGTCGTGACCAGCGCCGCTCCGGCCAAGGCCCCGTCGGACATGCTGACTCCCGTCTCCGAGCCGCGCGTCGCCGTCGCCCTGCTGAACTGCCTGGTCAAGCGGGACGGTCACCTGACCGCCTGCACCGTCCAGCAGGAGAGCCCGAACGACCTGGGCGTCGGCCAGGCCGCCCTGTCGATGGCCTCGCAATTCCAAGTCGATCTGCTGGGCCCCGACGGCAAGAGCCGCGAAGGCTCGTACATCCAGGTGCCGGTCAGCATCCGCATTCGCTAG
- a CDS encoding ribonuclease H: MAAVTVWIASLCRPDPGYGGWAWVRRTDGETGAAAIRGAAGGERRASSARMSLSALAEALDALSDVAADAAVTLRFLDPDLAGQLVASDGDYASAEPEAWAAARAAVAARPVLELVPAAPADAPTGFLNAWAEFGLDTSKSRGSFKAAIPKPNLMKFPG, encoded by the coding sequence ATGGCCGCCGTCACCGTCTGGATCGCCAGCCTCTGCCGTCCCGATCCGGGCTATGGCGGCTGGGCTTGGGTGCGGCGAACCGACGGCGAGACCGGAGCCGCCGCGATCAGGGGCGCGGCCGGCGGCGAGCGCCGAGCCAGCAGCGCCAGGATGAGCCTGTCGGCCCTGGCCGAGGCGCTGGACGCGCTCTCCGACGTGGCCGCCGATGCGGCGGTGACCCTGCGGTTCCTGGATCCCGATCTCGCCGGCCAGCTGGTGGCCTCGGACGGCGACTACGCCAGCGCCGAGCCCGAGGCCTGGGCCGCCGCCCGCGCCGCCGTCGCGGCCCGTCCCGTTCTGGAACTGGTTCCCGCCGCCCCCGCCGACGCGCCGACCGGGTTTCTCAACGCCTGGGCCGAATTCGGGCTGGATACGTCCAAGTCGCGGGGCAGCTTCAAGGCCGCGATCCCCAAGCCGAACCTGATGAAGTTCCCGGGCTGA
- a CDS encoding tetratricopeptide repeat protein, which yields MRGSMSRRRFATGVALAPLVLSGPARAEAQATGDWLHTQTPSFALYGRIGEKALVELARDLEDFAGLLRALHGVDDQADVRPLPIYVTPRQIDLRRVQPDLKANVSGFYNASIGDIFAIITVESGAERGRQVLFHEYTHHFMKQHAPAAYASWLVEGYAEYFMTARFKPDVVELGVTSPRIAWLRGAVWSPFDEILGRRALTGRRSDITAFYAQSWLLTHYMMSDPQRLARLTRYAEAVAKGGDPVALMPEAAGVPFDDLERVLKRYMAALPGRRLPRPPATALPLTVTRLPASADDLLLENQRLKMGVPSAERPEALAMIRQRAARYPGDRLAEMTLARAENDFGDRAKAQALLKHRIEADPRDVEALQTLGWSCMLQANAERARAPALLNEARDWFGKGFAVDPNNPLLLYDYAISRRGEPGYPNDNAVNVLLRAQQLAPQVARFRLAAADALMRRDRFDEAAALVEPVFNDPHAGPQAAEAKQRFEEAIARRRPAQAVEEGDKEAPER from the coding sequence ATGCGTGGATCGATGTCGCGGCGGAGATTCGCGACCGGCGTCGCCCTGGCTCCGCTCGTCCTTTCCGGCCCGGCTCGGGCTGAGGCCCAGGCGACCGGCGACTGGCTGCACACGCAGACCCCGTCCTTTGCTCTGTACGGCCGGATCGGCGAGAAGGCCCTCGTCGAGCTGGCGCGCGATCTGGAGGATTTCGCGGGGCTGCTGCGCGCCCTGCACGGCGTGGATGATCAGGCCGATGTCCGGCCGCTGCCGATCTACGTCACGCCGCGCCAGATCGATCTGCGGCGGGTGCAGCCGGACCTCAAGGCCAATGTCTCCGGCTTCTACAACGCCTCGATCGGCGACATCTTCGCCATCATCACCGTGGAGAGCGGCGCCGAGCGGGGACGCCAGGTGCTGTTCCACGAATACACCCATCACTTCATGAAGCAGCACGCGCCGGCCGCCTACGCCTCGTGGCTGGTCGAGGGCTATGCCGAATACTTCATGACGGCTCGGTTCAAGCCGGACGTCGTGGAACTGGGCGTCACCAGTCCTCGGATCGCCTGGCTGCGCGGCGCGGTCTGGTCACCGTTCGACGAGATCCTGGGGCGGCGGGCCTTGACCGGCCGCCGGTCGGACATCACCGCCTTCTACGCCCAGTCGTGGCTGCTGACCCACTACATGATGTCGGATCCGCAGCGACTGGCGCGCCTGACGCGCTACGCTGAGGCGGTGGCGAAGGGCGGGGATCCCGTCGCGTTGATGCCCGAGGCGGCCGGCGTCCCGTTCGACGACCTCGAACGGGTGCTCAAGCGGTACATGGCCGCCTTGCCGGGGCGACGCCTGCCGCGTCCGCCCGCTACGGCGCTGCCGCTGACGGTCACCCGGCTGCCGGCGTCGGCCGACGACCTGCTGCTGGAAAACCAGCGGCTGAAGATGGGCGTACCGTCCGCCGAGCGGCCCGAGGCGCTGGCCATGATCCGCCAGCGCGCCGCCCGCTATCCCGGCGATCGGCTGGCTGAGATGACCTTGGCGCGGGCCGAGAACGATTTCGGCGATCGCGCCAAGGCCCAGGCCCTGCTCAAGCATCGGATCGAGGCCGATCCGCGCGACGTCGAGGCGCTTCAGACCCTGGGCTGGTCCTGCATGTTGCAGGCGAACGCCGAGCGCGCCCGCGCCCCGGCGCTGCTGAACGAGGCGCGCGACTGGTTCGGTAAGGGCTTCGCCGTCGATCCGAACAACCCCCTGCTGCTCTACGACTACGCGATCAGCCGGCGTGGCGAGCCGGGCTATCCCAACGACAACGCGGTCAACGTGCTGCTGCGCGCCCAGCAACTGGCGCCGCAGGTGGCGCGGTTCCGCCTCGCCGCCGCCGACGCCCTGATGCGCCGAGACCGCTTCGACGAGGCCGCCGCCCTGGTCGAACCGGTGTTCAACGATCCCCACGCCGGCCCTCAGGCCGCCGAGGCCAAGCAGCGGTTCGAGGAGGCGATCGCTCGACGACGGCCGGCCCAAGCCGTCGAGGAAGGTGACAAGGAGGCTCCGGAGCGGTAG
- a CDS encoding peptide chain release factor 3, translating to MSSSPAAEAARRRTFAIISHPDAGKTTLTENLLLAGGAIRAAGAVRARGQARRTQSDWMKIERERGISVSASVMTFDHDGLMFNLLDTPGHEDFSEDTYRTLTAADAAVMVLDAAKGIEPQTLKLFEVCRLRDIPIITFINKMDREAQDPFELLDEVSSKLALDPAPLYWPAGSGGRFKGMLDLRNDRFIPYAKKSSTDEEGHPDPIAFKGNAVVQYLDPDEKAELEDNAMLVTEAGKPFDVQSFLEGHMTPVFFGSALRHFGVNELLGGIGAYAPPPKPAAATKAGAETHVAPGDAEVSGFVFKVQANMDPNHRDRIAFLRLTSGRFTRGMKLKAQNTGKAMSVNAPIMFFASDRELAEDAFAGDVIGIPNHGVLRVGDSLSESGTLRFAGLPNFAPEILRRVRVKDPLKAKHLKKALEGLAEEGVTQLFRPMIGSDFIVGAVGQLQFEVMADRLANEYQLDVIFENSPYAEARWLGGDRADVEDFVGKHRSAMGQDIDEQPVFLGKSSWEIGYVAERYPKVRFERTKERA from the coding sequence ATGAGCTCTTCCCCCGCCGCTGAAGCCGCCCGTCGGCGCACCTTCGCCATCATCAGCCACCCCGACGCCGGCAAGACGACCCTGACGGAAAACCTGCTGCTGGCCGGCGGGGCGATCCGGGCGGCCGGGGCCGTGCGGGCGCGCGGCCAGGCGCGGCGAACCCAGTCGGACTGGATGAAGATCGAGCGCGAGCGCGGCATCTCGGTCAGCGCCTCGGTCATGACGTTCGACCACGACGGCCTGATGTTCAACCTGCTGGACACCCCGGGCCACGAAGACTTCTCGGAAGACACCTATCGCACCCTGACGGCCGCCGACGCCGCGGTCATGGTGCTGGACGCCGCCAAGGGCATCGAGCCCCAGACCCTTAAGCTGTTCGAGGTTTGCCGCCTGCGCGACATCCCGATCATCACCTTCATCAACAAAATGGACCGCGAGGCCCAGGACCCGTTCGAGCTGCTGGACGAGGTCTCGTCCAAGCTGGCCCTGGATCCGGCCCCGCTGTACTGGCCGGCTGGCTCGGGCGGGCGGTTCAAGGGCATGCTGGACCTGCGCAACGACAGGTTCATCCCCTACGCCAAGAAGAGTTCGACCGACGAGGAAGGCCATCCCGACCCGATCGCGTTCAAGGGCAATGCGGTGGTCCAGTACCTGGACCCCGACGAGAAGGCCGAGCTGGAAGACAACGCCATGCTGGTCACCGAGGCCGGCAAGCCGTTCGACGTCCAGAGCTTCCTGGAAGGCCACATGACGCCGGTGTTCTTCGGCTCGGCGCTACGTCACTTCGGCGTCAACGAGCTGCTGGGCGGCATCGGCGCCTATGCTCCGCCGCCCAAGCCGGCGGCGGCGACCAAGGCCGGCGCTGAGACCCATGTCGCGCCGGGCGACGCCGAGGTGTCGGGCTTCGTCTTCAAGGTCCAGGCGAACATGGACCCCAACCACCGCGACCGGATCGCCTTCCTGCGCCTGACCAGCGGCCGCTTCACGCGCGGCATGAAGCTGAAGGCCCAGAACACCGGCAAGGCCATGAGCGTCAACGCGCCGATCATGTTCTTCGCCAGCGACCGCGAACTGGCCGAGGACGCCTTCGCCGGCGACGTGATCGGCATCCCCAACCACGGCGTGCTGCGGGTGGGCGACAGCCTGTCCGAAAGCGGGACGCTGCGCTTCGCCGGTCTGCCCAACTTCGCGCCGGAAATCCTGCGCCGGGTGCGGGTTAAGGATCCGCTGAAGGCCAAGCACCTGAAGAAGGCGCTGGAAGGTCTGGCCGAGGAGGGCGTCACCCAGCTGTTCCGCCCGATGATCGGCAGCGACTTCATCGTCGGCGCCGTCGGCCAGCTGCAGTTCGAGGTCATGGCCGACCGCCTGGCCAACGAATACCAGCTGGACGTGATCTTCGAGAACAGCCCTTACGCCGAGGCCCGCTGGCTGGGCGGCGACCGGGCCGACGTCGAGGACTTCGTCGGCAAGCACCGGTCGGCCATGGGCCAGGACATCGACGAGCAGCCGGTGTTCCTGGGCAAGTCGTCCTGGGAGATCGGCTATGTCGCTGAACGCTATCCCAAGGTGCGCTTCGAGCGGACCAAGGAACGGGCTTAG
- a CDS encoding PAS domain-containing hybrid sensor histidine kinase/response regulator produces the protein MPLDALGRLYEQAPCGLLTLDRELTVLSANPYFWELAGVGAEGSSDPPSLLALLTVASRIYVQGRLQAQLALGGRVEEIALDIARPDGARVPVMMNAMQERDADGGPGLVHMSILRAVAKRAYEAEAPKARQEAQAAQRVKADFLANVSHEIRTPLNGVVGVVGALQRTDMTPEQREMVALIESSAVTLERLVGDILEISRVEAAALALHLRPFRPIDDLGGVLDLARLSAHAKGLAFEEVRGAGLEHRFLGDAVRLKQILNNLTSNAIKFTERGTVRVLVAVEDTMDSAVLVMTVEDTGIGFDPADAEALFQPFQQADAGISRRFGGVGLGLSICKALVDLMGGAIEATSTPGQGSAFTVRAPLEAITETPEAAPVEAAEMERPLRILLVEDNETNQRVVSMILAEADVDLAMANNGAEGLDAWRASDFDLVLMDMQMPVMDGLTAIRAMRAEEARRPDRPRTPIAVLSANAMDHHRAEAIAAGADIHIAKPISASGLFEGIQTALAAG, from the coding sequence ATGCCGCTCGACGCGCTAGGCCGGCTCTACGAACAAGCGCCCTGCGGCCTGCTGACCCTGGACCGGGAACTGACCGTCCTGTCGGCCAACCCCTATTTCTGGGAGCTGGCCGGCGTGGGCGCGGAGGGGTCGTCGGATCCGCCGTCCCTCCTTGCCCTGCTGACCGTGGCCAGCCGCATCTATGTCCAGGGACGATTGCAGGCCCAACTGGCGCTCGGCGGGCGGGTCGAGGAGATCGCGCTGGACATCGCCCGCCCCGACGGCGCGCGCGTGCCGGTGATGATGAACGCGATGCAGGAACGCGACGCCGACGGCGGCCCCGGCCTGGTGCACATGTCGATCCTGCGCGCGGTCGCCAAGCGCGCCTACGAGGCCGAGGCGCCCAAGGCGCGGCAGGAGGCCCAGGCGGCCCAGCGCGTCAAGGCCGACTTCCTGGCCAATGTCAGCCACGAGATCCGCACGCCGCTGAACGGCGTGGTGGGCGTGGTCGGGGCCTTGCAGCGCACCGACATGACGCCCGAGCAGCGCGAGATGGTCGCCCTGATCGAATCGTCGGCCGTGACGTTGGAGCGGCTCGTCGGCGACATCCTGGAGATTTCCAGGGTCGAGGCCGCCGCCCTCGCGCTGCATCTTCGCCCGTTCAGGCCCATCGACGACCTGGGCGGCGTCCTGGACCTTGCCCGGCTCTCGGCGCACGCCAAGGGCCTGGCGTTCGAGGAGGTCCGGGGAGCCGGGCTGGAACACCGGTTCCTCGGCGACGCCGTCCGGCTCAAGCAGATCCTCAACAACCTGACTTCCAACGCCATCAAGTTCACCGAGCGCGGAACGGTGCGGGTCCTGGTCGCCGTCGAGGACACGATGGACAGCGCCGTTCTGGTGATGACCGTGGAGGACACCGGCATCGGCTTCGATCCGGCGGACGCCGAGGCGCTGTTTCAGCCTTTCCAGCAGGCGGACGCGGGGATCAGTCGCCGGTTCGGCGGCGTCGGCCTGGGGCTGTCGATCTGCAAGGCCCTGGTCGATCTGATGGGCGGCGCGATCGAGGCGACCTCGACACCTGGCCAAGGCAGCGCCTTCACGGTGCGCGCGCCGCTCGAGGCCATCACCGAGACGCCCGAGGCCGCCCCGGTCGAGGCCGCGGAGATGGAGCGACCGCTGCGGATTCTGCTGGTCGAGGACAACGAGACCAACCAGCGGGTCGTCAGCATGATCCTGGCGGAGGCGGACGTCGACCTGGCCATGGCCAACAACGGCGCCGAAGGGCTGGACGCCTGGCGCGCCTCGGACTTCGACCTCGTCCTCATGGACATGCAGATGCCGGTCATGGACGGGCTGACCGCGATCCGCGCCATGCGGGCCGAGGAGGCGCGGCGGCCGGACCGGCCCAGGACGCCGATCGCGGTGCTGAGCGCCAATGCGATGGACCATCATCGCGCCGAAGCGATCGCGGCCGGCGCCGACATCCATATCGCCAAGCCGATCTCGGCCAGCGGCTTATTCGAAGGCATCCAGACGGCCCTCGCCGCCGGCTAG
- a CDS encoding DUF6289 family protein, with protein MKRFVTKGAVIALLSALAVGGPAASRAFDQEILVQYYANEAKTIQVGESYHGCDGTSYGWGSRTTIMDRYVTPCP; from the coding sequence ATGAAGCGTTTCGTCACCAAGGGGGCGGTCATCGCCCTGCTGTCCGCCCTGGCGGTCGGCGGTCCAGCCGCGTCGCGCGCTTTCGACCAGGAGATCCTGGTCCAGTACTATGCCAACGAGGCCAAGACGATCCAGGTCGGCGAGAGCTATCACGGCTGCGATGGCACGAGCTACGGCTGGGGCTCGCGCACTACGATCATGGACCGCTACGTCACGCCCTGTCCCTGA
- a CDS encoding DUF1491 family protein — protein sequence MLLSTDIWVGALIRRAELGGAFAMVARKGDARAGAVLVKVVDRRAGTARLYSEATRGDGERFWMQPVRSEFEPDLDAYAERAARIDPDVWVVEIEDRDGRHFLTEPVEA from the coding sequence ATGCTTCTTTCGACGGATATCTGGGTGGGCGCGTTGATCCGCCGCGCCGAGCTGGGCGGCGCCTTCGCCATGGTGGCCCGCAAGGGCGACGCGCGGGCGGGGGCGGTGCTGGTCAAGGTGGTCGACCGCCGGGCCGGCACGGCGCGGCTCTACAGCGAGGCCACGCGCGGCGACGGCGAGCGCTTCTGGATGCAGCCGGTCCGCTCCGAGTTCGAACCGGACCTGGACGCCTATGCCGAGCGCGCCGCCCGGATCGACCCGGACGTCTGGGTCGTCGAGATCGAGGACCGGGACGGGCGCCACTTCCTGACCGAGCCCGTGGAAGCGTGA
- a CDS encoding TonB-dependent receptor plug domain-containing protein, translating to MSTVAWGALALALSTPVQARQITAEGAATEVDTVVVTGTRRVDRTAFESAAPVDVVSAEALKNTVSDEIMDKLAATTPSFNVQRLPAADGQAFVRPATLRGLSPDQTLVLVNGKRRHRSAVLGGRGQQGVDLASLGTSGIERIEVLRDGASAQYGSDAIAGVINIILSDKTGFEGYSQFGRYYAGDGDKTEIGGRYGLAIGQGGSLVGAIDYTNAEATSRTRQRPDAVAFQTANPTIKVPNPVQRWGQPDREVWRGSLNLILPVGDTTEAYAFATYSDMHGVTDFNWRNPSTDTSYRTSPVFPGWSLNQIYPAGFSPKFGQDETNASINGGLRGEAMGWSWDASAGWGKDKVDYFLNNSINASFGPQSPTSFDAGSLIQKEATLNLDASRPLAWSFLAKPANLALGLEARKETYEIEAGDRYSWDVGPGAPAGLPSGSNGFPGYAPSQAGSWDQTSYAAYVDLDLPITDKFGADVAVRHEDFSEFGQTTDGKIAARYEFTPNFAIRGAVSTGFRAPTAGQINNTRTSQGLNTTTLLLFTSGRLSPINPISVALGGKPLEPEESKNLSLGFVFRRGGFTGSVDYYRIEVDNRFAVSPNFTVTPALRAQLVAAGVPGADSLTTVSYFTNSFDTRTQGVDAVASWRGALWGGRAGATAAWNWNDTKVTRSKLTEVSKLARVNLEDGLPQNAANVSFDYARGIFSGMVRARWSGEWTDAQANGTADLIQTFGGRTLVDLSVSAQVTDAIKLTVGAENLFDTYPTEATFQASRGLIYSRNAPYDTDGGLWYARVSAKF from the coding sequence ATGTCCACGGTCGCCTGGGGCGCGCTCGCCCTAGCGCTTTCCACCCCGGTCCAGGCCCGGCAAATCACCGCCGAAGGGGCCGCGACCGAGGTCGACACCGTCGTCGTCACCGGCACCCGTCGCGTCGATCGCACGGCGTTCGAGTCGGCCGCGCCGGTCGACGTCGTCAGCGCCGAGGCCCTGAAGAACACCGTCTCGGACGAGATCATGGACAAGCTGGCGGCCACGACGCCGTCGTTCAACGTCCAGCGCCTGCCGGCCGCTGACGGCCAGGCCTTCGTGCGCCCGGCCACCTTGCGCGGCCTCTCGCCCGACCAGACCCTGGTGCTGGTCAACGGCAAGCGCCGCCACCGCTCGGCGGTGCTGGGCGGTCGTGGCCAGCAGGGCGTCGACCTGGCGTCGCTGGGGACTAGCGGCATCGAGCGGATCGAGGTGCTGCGCGACGGCGCCTCGGCCCAGTACGGCTCGGACGCCATCGCCGGCGTCATCAACATCATCCTCTCGGACAAGACCGGCTTCGAGGGTTACAGCCAGTTCGGCCGCTACTACGCCGGCGACGGCGACAAGACCGAGATCGGCGGGCGCTATGGCCTGGCGATCGGCCAGGGCGGCAGTCTGGTCGGCGCGATCGACTACACCAACGCCGAGGCCACCTCGCGCACTCGCCAGCGCCCTGACGCCGTCGCCTTCCAGACCGCCAACCCGACCATCAAGGTCCCCAACCCCGTCCAGCGCTGGGGCCAGCCGGATCGCGAAGTGTGGCGCGGCTCGCTGAACCTGATCCTGCCGGTCGGCGACACCACCGAGGCCTACGCCTTCGCCACCTATAGCGACATGCACGGCGTCACCGACTTCAACTGGCGCAACCCCTCGACCGACACCTCGTACCGCACCAGCCCGGTCTTTCCGGGTTGGTCGCTGAACCAGATCTATCCGGCGGGCTTCTCGCCCAAGTTCGGCCAGGACGAGACCAACGCCTCGATCAACGGCGGGCTGCGCGGCGAGGCCATGGGCTGGTCGTGGGACGCCTCGGCCGGCTGGGGCAAGGACAAGGTCGACTACTTCCTGAACAACAGCATCAACGCCTCGTTCGGCCCGCAGTCGCCGACCAGCTTCGACGCCGGTTCGCTGATCCAGAAGGAAGCGACCCTGAACCTGGACGCCTCGCGGCCGCTGGCCTGGTCGTTTCTGGCCAAGCCCGCGAACCTGGCCCTGGGCCTGGAAGCCCGCAAGGAGACTTACGAGATCGAGGCGGGCGACCGTTATTCGTGGGACGTCGGCCCCGGCGCGCCCGCCGGCCTGCCCAGCGGCTCGAACGGCTTCCCGGGATACGCGCCCAGCCAGGCCGGGTCGTGGGACCAGACCAGCTACGCCGCCTATGTCGATCTGGACCTGCCGATCACCGACAAGTTCGGCGCCGACGTCGCCGTCCGTCACGAGGACTTCTCGGAGTTTGGCCAGACCACCGACGGCAAGATCGCCGCGCGCTACGAGTTCACGCCGAACTTCGCTATCCGCGGCGCGGTCTCGACCGGCTTCCGCGCCCCGACCGCCGGCCAGATCAACAACACCCGCACCTCGCAGGGCCTGAACACCACGACCCTGCTGCTGTTCACCTCAGGCCGCCTGTCGCCGATCAATCCGATCTCGGTCGCCCTGGGTGGCAAGCCGTTGGAGCCGGAAGAGTCCAAGAACCTGTCGCTGGGCTTCGTCTTCCGCCGGGGCGGCTTCACGGGTTCGGTCGACTACTATCGCATCGAGGTCGACAACCGCTTCGCCGTGTCGCCGAACTTCACGGTCACCCCTGCTCTGCGCGCCCAATTGGTGGCGGCCGGCGTGCCCGGCGCCGACAGCCTGACGACTGTCAGCTATTTCACCAATTCGTTCGACACCCGCACCCAGGGCGTCGACGCCGTCGCTTCGTGGCGCGGTGCGCTGTGGGGCGGACGCGCGGGCGCGACGGCGGCTTGGAACTGGAACGACACCAAGGTCACCCGCTCGAAGCTGACCGAGGTCTCCAAGCTGGCCCGCGTCAACCTCGAGGACGGCCTGCCGCAGAACGCCGCGAACGTGTCGTTCGACTACGCACGGGGAATCTTCAGCGGCATGGTCCGCGCCCGCTGGTCGGGCGAATGGACGGACGCCCAGGCCAACGGGACGGCCGACCTGATCCAGACCTTCGGCGGCCGCACCCTGGTCGATCTGTCGGTCAGCGCCCAGGTCACCGACGCGATCAAGCTGACGGTCGGGGCAGAGAACCTGTTCGACACCTATCCGACCGAGGCGACGTTCCAGGCCTCGCGCGGCCTGATCTATTCGCGCAACGCCCCCTACGACACCGACGGCGGTCTCTGGTACGCGCGGGTTTCGGCGAAGTTCTAG
- a CDS encoding pyridoxal phosphate-dependent aminotransferase has product MTTRMSDEPALGRRSFLRGAAFIAAAAPILTEAQLAHAAAQSAAPAAPPSGMALHGQSPNAPPPGMTLINANENPLGPSKAACDAIARVAPLGGRYDLNGETDLLARTFAAQNGLKLENVAVYAGSSEPLHYSVLAFTSPTRSFVTADPSYEAGMFAAKTSQAKIVKVPLSADCAHDVKAMVKADPQAGVIYICNPNNPTGTLTTKQDIVWALENKPAGSILLVDEAYIHLTDAQDTLDLVAAGKDLIVLRTFSKIYGMAGIRCGFAVARPDLLAKLAPFGQNAMPITGSAAARASLEDAALVPERRKLIGDTRRDTLAWLKANNYKVIGDPQTNCFMIDTGRNGKAVFAAMKAKNVLIGRTWPIWPNAVRVSVGTPEEMAKFKVAFKQVMDSPPMAFEDHRQLAQLDGFAAL; this is encoded by the coding sequence ATGACCACGCGAATGTCCGACGAACCGGCGCTGGGACGCCGATCCTTCCTGCGAGGCGCGGCCTTCATCGCCGCCGCCGCGCCGATCCTGACCGAAGCCCAGCTGGCGCACGCCGCGGCCCAAAGCGCGGCTCCGGCGGCCCCGCCCTCCGGTATGGCCCTGCACGGCCAGAGCCCGAACGCCCCGCCACCCGGCATGACGCTGATCAACGCCAACGAAAACCCGCTGGGCCCTAGCAAGGCGGCCTGCGACGCCATCGCCCGCGTGGCGCCCCTCGGCGGCCGCTACGACCTGAACGGCGAGACCGATCTGCTGGCCCGGACCTTCGCGGCCCAGAACGGCCTGAAGCTGGAAAACGTCGCCGTGTACGCCGGCTCGTCCGAGCCCCTGCACTACAGCGTCCTGGCCTTCACCTCGCCGACGCGCAGCTTCGTCACCGCCGATCCGTCCTACGAGGCGGGCATGTTCGCGGCCAAGACCAGCCAGGCCAAGATCGTCAAGGTGCCGCTCAGCGCCGACTGCGCCCACGACGTCAAGGCGATGGTCAAGGCCGACCCGCAGGCCGGCGTCATCTACATCTGCAACCCGAACAACCCGACCGGCACCCTGACCACCAAGCAGGACATCGTCTGGGCGCTGGAGAACAAGCCGGCCGGTTCGATCCTGCTGGTCGACGAGGCCTATATCCACCTGACCGACGCTCAGGACACCCTGGACCTGGTGGCGGCCGGCAAGGACCTGATCGTCCTGCGCACCTTCTCGAAGATCTACGGCATGGCCGGCATTCGCTGCGGCTTCGCTGTCGCCAGGCCGGACCTTCTGGCCAAGCTGGCCCCGTTCGGCCAGAACGCCATGCCGATCACCGGCTCGGCCGCCGCCCGCGCCTCGCTGGAGGACGCCGCCCTCGTGCCGGAGCGCCGCAAGCTGATCGGCGACACCCGTCGCGACACCCTGGCCTGGCTGAAGGCCAACAACTACAAGGTCATCGGCGATCCGCAGACCAACTGCTTCATGATCGACACCGGCCGCAACGGCAAGGCGGTGTTCGCGGCGATGAAGGCCAAGAACGTCCTGATCGGGCGCACCTGGCCGATCTGGCCCAACGCCGTCCGCGTCTCGGTCGGCACCCCCGAGGAGATGGCCAAGTTCAAGGTGGCGTTCAAGCAGGTCATGGACAGCCCCCCCATGGCCTTCGAAGACCACAGGCAGCTGGCCCAGCTGGACGGCTTCGCGGCGCTGTAG
- a CDS encoding methylglyoxal synthase: protein MPAPLAIGLVAHDDKKAALVDWALAHADFLKDKALFATGTTGGRILEAMPLLNLVRLKSGPLGGDQQLGAMIAEGRLDVLIFFVDPLSPQPHDVDVKALIRLATLADIPFACNPATADLIVACRPA from the coding sequence ATGCCCGCCCCCCTCGCCATCGGCCTCGTGGCTCACGACGACAAGAAAGCCGCCCTGGTCGACTGGGCCTTGGCCCATGCGGACTTCCTGAAGGACAAGGCGCTGTTCGCCACCGGCACCACCGGCGGCCGGATCCTGGAGGCGATGCCGCTACTCAATCTGGTGCGGCTAAAGAGCGGGCCGCTGGGCGGCGACCAGCAGCTGGGCGCGATGATCGCCGAGGGGCGGCTGGACGTGCTGATCTTCTTCGTCGACCCGCTGTCGCCCCAGCCGCACGACGTCGACGTCAAGGCGCTGATCCGCCTGGCGACCCTGGCCGACATTCCGTTCGCCTGCAATCCGGCGACGGCCGACCTGATCGTGGCCTGCCGTCCGGCCTGA